The proteins below come from a single Methanospirillum lacunae genomic window:
- a CDS encoding RDD family protein, which produces MVNYCPTCGKEIEYKEAEICPNCGVRIPNQVSTERAPYAGFLIRLVAALIDSIIVFIPVCIIEFLLTSMFFVHHFERGFHPPFFPMGIPMIIIGIIIGWIYYAVQESSTYQATLGKRAVGVKVVNESFEQITLSQATVRFIIKEIPILNLISYIVLIVDEKKQGLHDKAARTFVVYREN; this is translated from the coding sequence ATGGTAAATTATTGCCCGACATGTGGAAAAGAGATTGAGTATAAAGAAGCCGAAATCTGTCCGAATTGCGGAGTGAGAATTCCAAATCAGGTCAGCACGGAGAGAGCACCATATGCCGGATTTTTAATCAGATTAGTTGCTGCACTCATTGATTCTATAATAGTGTTTATCCCAGTCTGCATTATTGAATTTTTATTAACCAGTATGTTTTTTGTACATCATTTTGAAAGAGGGTTTCATCCACCCTTTTTCCCAATGGGAATACCCATGATTATTATTGGTATTATTATTGGGTGGATCTATTATGCAGTACAAGAAAGTTCAACCTACCAGGCAACTCTTGGAAAGAGAGCAGTGGGTGTGAAAGTTGTTAATGAGAGTTTTGAACAAATTACACTCAGTCAGGCAACGGTCAGATTCATTATAAAGGAGATTCCAATTCTCAACCTGATATCGTATATAGTTCTCATCGTTGATGAAAAGAAACAGGGGTTGCATGATAAGGCAGCACGGACATTTGTAGTATATCGAGAGAATTAA
- a CDS encoding class I SAM-dependent methyltransferase gives MQPATQGADQEWFENESFWEDLYPVLFPDELFEQAQEEMEKILDLIDHPVHSVLDLCCGPGRFAGLLAREGFQVTGVDKSPFLLEIAKRECADTGNIEWVLSDMREFVRQESYDLVLNLYTSFGYFKDPADDLLVLKNIAQSLRPGGSFVIEVMGKEVIAKEFEEIMASKTEDGLFIQSHEILENWNRIRNEWTLIRGGNIRTFTFEHSLYAASDLIRLCEMAGFSDIQVFGDFDGRPYDHCATLLIITGRKR, from the coding sequence ATGCAGCCTGCCACCCAAGGAGCAGATCAAGAATGGTTTGAGAACGAATCCTTCTGGGAAGACCTCTATCCGGTATTATTTCCTGATGAACTGTTTGAACAGGCTCAGGAAGAGATGGAGAAGATCCTGGATCTTATTGATCACCCTGTACACTCGGTTCTCGATCTCTGCTGTGGTCCGGGACGATTTGCAGGACTGTTAGCCAGAGAGGGATTTCAGGTAACCGGTGTCGATAAGTCTCCATTTCTTCTCGAAATAGCAAAGAGAGAATGTGCAGATACAGGAAATATCGAATGGGTTCTTTCTGATATGAGGGAGTTTGTCAGACAGGAGTCATATGATCTGGTCCTCAATCTCTACACTTCTTTTGGATATTTCAAAGATCCTGCAGACGATCTCCTGGTTCTGAAAAATATTGCCCAAAGTCTCCGGCCAGGTGGTTCGTTTGTCATTGAAGTGATGGGAAAAGAGGTTATTGCCAAGGAATTTGAAGAAATTATGGCATCAAAGACTGAAGACGGCCTGTTTATCCAGTCTCATGAGATCCTGGAGAACTGGAACAGGATCAGGAACGAATGGACCCTTATCAGAGGCGGGAATATCAGAACCTTCACGTTTGAACACAGTCTCTATGCGGCAAGTGACCTCATCAGACTCTGTGAAATGGCAGGGTTTTCAGATATACAGGTATTTGGTGATTTTGATGGGAGACCCTATGATCATTGTGCTACGCTATTGATCATCACCGGGAGAAAAAGATAG
- a CDS encoding alpha/beta fold hydrolase: MTEILTQDNIPLRYVIQGSGPTIVFVLGYGMTLDEWPGRMISTLATSFRVILYNHRGVSGVMNPSVKFTIPQGARDLYDLVSELADGPVHIVGYSMGGMIGLEFAIRYPDLLDHLVLISSDCGGSECITRDDRVTEEMGKELPDIEAYLERAGRLLLTESFRKKHPDPMSWFVDHGEVADPRSVIEQYEAFETWEGVYSNLHEIRKPVLVITGDRDIVTPPQNGAIIADAIPGAELVVVEDAGHGVIFQEPVRVGNIISRFLS; encoded by the coding sequence ATGACGGAGATCCTCACTCAGGACAATATCCCTCTCAGGTATGTCATCCAGGGAAGTGGGCCGACTATCGTCTTTGTCCTCGGATATGGGATGACACTGGACGAATGGCCGGGTCGAATGATATCAACCCTTGCCACATCGTTCCGGGTTATTCTCTACAATCACCGGGGAGTTTCAGGGGTGATGAACCCGTCGGTAAAGTTCACTATCCCCCAGGGTGCTCGGGATCTTTATGATCTGGTCTCCGAGCTGGCAGATGGTCCGGTTCATATTGTAGGCTATTCCATGGGAGGGATGATTGGGCTTGAATTTGCGATCCGGTACCCGGATTTGCTGGACCACCTTGTTCTCATTAGTTCTGACTGTGGTGGATCAGAGTGTATCACCCGGGATGACAGGGTTACTGAAGAGATGGGAAAGGAACTCCCGGATATTGAGGCATATCTTGAACGGGCCGGTCGTCTCCTTTTGACCGAATCGTTCCGGAAAAAGCACCCTGATCCGATGAGCTGGTTTGTGGACCACGGCGAAGTAGCGGATCCACGATCTGTTATAGAGCAGTATGAGGCTTTTGAGACCTGGGAAGGAGTATATTCAAATCTCCATGAAATCAGGAAACCAGTTCTCGTGATTACTGGTGATCGGGATATTGTGACTCCGCCACAGAATGGAGCGATCATTGCTGATGCTATTCCGGGAGCAGAACTTGTCGTTGTCGAAGATGCAGGTCATGGGGTGATATTTCAGGAGCCGGTCAGGGTTGGTAATATAATCTCCCGGTTCCTTTCGTGA
- a CDS encoding alpha/beta fold hydrolase — MATPSWLNIDEYPFGSHSFQVPAGQMHYLDEGRGKSIVFVHGNPSWSFQFRNVIRQLSQKYRCIAPDFIGFGLSDKPGLWTYLPRDHAENLNLLLESLDLSDITLVVGDWGGPIGLSYAINHPEKVTNIVITNTWMWPVDQDLHFILFSSFVGGRIGKWLIKWRNFFAQDIVRHAFGDKRRLTKEIHRHYLKPFEKKGDRTGTWVFPREIIGSTEWLRSLWNNVKRLKSKKVLIVWGMKDIAFREKELNTWSLTFPNARIVRYQDAGHFIAEEKPEEFAREIEELIGM; from the coding sequence ATGGCAACACCCTCGTGGCTGAATATCGATGAGTATCCATTCGGGTCACATTCTTTTCAGGTTCCTGCAGGACAGATGCATTATCTTGATGAAGGAAGAGGGAAATCAATTGTTTTTGTCCATGGCAATCCTTCATGGTCATTTCAGTTCAGAAATGTTATCAGGCAACTATCTCAAAAATATCGATGTATTGCCCCGGATTTTATAGGGTTTGGCCTGTCTGATAAACCGGGATTATGGACATACCTGCCACGTGATCATGCTGAAAATCTCAATCTTTTATTGGAAAGTCTGGACCTTTCAGATATCACTCTGGTTGTAGGTGACTGGGGTGGACCAATAGGATTATCCTATGCCATTAATCATCCGGAAAAAGTCACGAATATTGTTATTACGAATACATGGATGTGGCCGGTTGATCAGGATCTCCATTTTATTCTGTTCAGTTCCTTTGTTGGTGGTCGTATTGGGAAGTGGCTGATTAAGTGGCGGAATTTTTTTGCTCAGGATATTGTACGGCATGCTTTCGGGGATAAAAGGAGATTGACAAAAGAGATTCACCGTCATTACCTGAAGCCGTTTGAAAAAAAGGGAGACAGAACCGGAACATGGGTGTTTCCCAGGGAGATTATCGGTTCAACTGAATGGCTGCGGTCGTTGTGGAACAATGTTAAGCGGCTCAAATCAAAGAAGGTTCTCATTGTCTGGGGGATGAAGGATATTGCATTCAGAGAAAAAGAACTGAACACATGGTCATTAACGTTCCCAAACGCACGGATCGTACGATACCAGGATGCCGGCCATTTTATTGCAGAAGAGAAACCAGAAGAATTTGCCAGGGAGATAGAAGAACTCATCGGAATGTAA
- a CDS encoding class I SAM-dependent methyltransferase: MNSEIVSPDEVKTRIKTYWNERSETFDQDVGHGADETESALWKKYLSSIIGTHPQKILDVGTGTGMIALNMAEIGHTVTGIDLGEKMLAIAKKKAETRNLDVCFTSGDAENPQFPDNSFDCVICRHLLWTLPHPDKAIREWARITRPGGVVIAIDGHAQPINYFPQPDENQPVTSDREKLWHQMYCQEVVNSLPYRENLTIDAIKQLFTSQNLIDVRSEYILEISEYQKKLMEGSTSNDHAEVQIIYGRVKE, translated from the coding sequence ATGAATTCAGAAATAGTATCTCCAGATGAAGTTAAAACCAGGATTAAAACCTACTGGAATGAACGAAGTGAAACATTTGATCAGGATGTCGGACATGGAGCAGATGAAACTGAATCTGCTCTCTGGAAGAAATATCTCTCATCCATAATCGGCACACATCCTCAAAAAATCCTGGATGTTGGCACCGGTACCGGAATGATCGCCCTGAATATGGCAGAAATCGGACATACTGTTACCGGTATTGATCTTGGAGAAAAGATGCTGGCAATTGCAAAAAAGAAAGCAGAGACCAGAAATCTTGATGTCTGTTTTACCTCCGGAGATGCTGAGAACCCGCAGTTTCCAGATAATTCATTTGATTGTGTTATCTGTCGCCATCTTCTCTGGACTCTCCCCCATCCAGACAAGGCTATCAGAGAATGGGCTCGTATCACCAGGCCCGGAGGAGTTGTTATTGCAATTGACGGGCATGCACAGCCCATAAATTACTTCCCACAACCTGATGAGAATCAGCCTGTAACATCAGACCGGGAAAAACTATGGCATCAGATGTATTGCCAGGAAGTTGTTAACTCGCTGCCATATCGGGAAAACCTGACTATAGATGCGATAAAACAACTCTTTACATCACAAAATCTGATTGATGTCAGATCAGAATACATCCTGGAGATTTCAGAGTATCAGAAAAAACTCATGGAAGGCAGCACGTCAAATGATCATGCAGAAGTTCAGATAATCTACGGTCGAGTGAAAGAATAG
- a CDS encoding ABC transporter ATP-binding protein → MKPILEISDLSVSFPGNDGVLSAIDNINLTIRKGETLAVIGESGSGKSILGLSIMRLLPANARITGSVLFTGTDLLSIPHSEIEAIRGSKIAWIPQNPKTSFNPSMKMWKQIAEPAVVHLGKSWTHARIQAVKQLETYSIFPPEFWAEEYPVTYSGGMLQRATIAMGTSTNPDVLIADEPTKGIDRITKKDIIEKFARLKKTGVTLMLITHDLDFATELADRIVVIYCGQIVEISDAGCFLKSPLHPYSRGLVHSLPQNGLFPIPGTAPPMHMRFSGCRFRERCADRSDQCDCDIGLNQSGDGYVRCIQCDNWDRTKKTV, encoded by the coding sequence ATGAAACCAATCCTTGAGATATCAGATCTCTCAGTCTCATTTCCTGGAAATGATGGCGTCCTTTCTGCGATAGATAATATCAATCTTACTATCAGAAAAGGTGAAACCCTGGCTGTAATTGGGGAAAGCGGGAGCGGAAAATCTATTCTAGGCCTCTCGATAATGAGGCTTCTTCCTGCCAATGCCCGGATTACCGGAAGTGTTCTCTTCACCGGGACTGACCTTCTCTCAATTCCTCACTCTGAAATCGAGGCTATCCGTGGTAGTAAAATCGCCTGGATACCTCAAAACCCAAAAACGAGTTTTAACCCGTCAATGAAGATGTGGAAACAGATCGCAGAACCAGCGGTTGTTCATCTGGGTAAATCCTGGACACACGCCCGTATCCAGGCTGTAAAACAATTAGAAACATACAGCATTTTTCCACCAGAGTTTTGGGCTGAGGAATATCCGGTAACGTATAGTGGCGGGATGCTCCAGAGGGCAACAATTGCCATGGGAACCTCAACAAATCCGGATGTACTTATTGCAGATGAACCAACGAAAGGAATCGACAGGATAACCAAGAAAGACATTATTGAGAAGTTTGCCAGGTTAAAAAAGACTGGAGTTACCCTCATGCTCATCACCCATGACCTGGATTTTGCAACAGAACTGGCTGATCGAATAGTTGTGATATACTGCGGCCAGATTGTAGAAATTTCAGATGCAGGATGTTTTTTAAAATCTCCTCTTCATCCCTACTCCCGGGGATTGGTTCATTCTCTTCCCCAGAATGGTCTCTTTCCAATACCCGGGACTGCTCCTCCAATGCATATGCGGTTTTCAGGATGCAGGTTTAGAGAACGTTGTGCAGACAGGTCGGATCAATGTGATTGTGATATCGGGTTAAACCAGTCAGGAGATGGATATGTCAGATGCATCCAGTGTGATAATTGGGATCGGACTAAAAAAACTGTATGA
- a CDS encoding ATP-binding cassette domain-containing protein, with amino-acid sequence MSDASSVIIGIGLKKLYESGIVSRKRTYAVNGVDIAIRHGETYVLVGESGSGKTTLGRVLLLLIQPTDGEIICNGVNITHKTHYEMIPFRKKMQIIPQHPEDAFNPRWKVSRSILEPYYLHPESFHLQSKTELLTGLLQQTGLDPEYVNRYPHQLSGGELQRAAIARVIALKPEFIICDEPTSMLDVSVQASIVHLLKDIQKKTGVSLLFITHDIQLARVVGDRVGVMYKGQIVEEGSDTLTNPLHPYTHALTTNSLPGEKSYEARYESGCTWRSVCPKADDICHTMPGLQTCGPVKIRCHHPT; translated from the coding sequence ATGTCAGATGCATCCAGTGTGATAATTGGGATCGGACTAAAAAAACTGTATGAATCGGGCATAGTTTCAAGAAAAAGAACGTATGCAGTCAATGGTGTCGATATAGCGATTCGACATGGTGAGACATATGTGCTTGTTGGTGAGAGCGGGAGTGGGAAGACAACTCTTGGAAGAGTCCTCCTCCTTCTCATTCAACCAACAGACGGGGAAATAATCTGCAATGGTGTCAATATTACCCATAAAACCCATTATGAGATGATACCATTTCGAAAGAAAATGCAGATTATCCCCCAGCATCCGGAAGATGCCTTTAACCCGCGATGGAAAGTCAGCCGTTCTATCCTTGAACCATATTATCTGCACCCTGAATCGTTTCACCTTCAGTCGAAAACTGAATTATTAACCGGTTTATTGCAACAGACCGGGTTGGATCCTGAATATGTGAACCGGTATCCTCACCAGTTATCAGGGGGAGAACTTCAGCGTGCAGCAATAGCCCGAGTTATTGCTTTAAAACCTGAATTTATCATCTGCGATGAACCAACTTCCATGCTCGATGTTTCTGTCCAGGCCTCGATAGTACATTTGCTTAAAGATATCCAGAAAAAAACAGGAGTTTCTCTCTTATTTATTACTCATGACATACAACTTGCCAGAGTCGTGGGAGACCGCGTTGGAGTTATGTACAAAGGACAGATCGTTGAAGAAGGCTCCGATACTCTTACTAATCCACTCCATCCGTACACTCACGCACTTACAACGAATTCTCTTCCAGGAGAAAAGTCTTATGAAGCACGTTATGAATCCGGATGTACGTGGCGTTCAGTATGCCCTAAAGCAGATGATATCTGCCATACAATGCCGGGGTTACAGACATGCGGTCCTGTAAAAATACGGTGCCATCATCCCACTTGA
- a CDS encoding ABC transporter substrate-binding protein translates to MAKLLTFFCLVLLLFCNTMVLAEGGGKTLDIAAPWDAKTTDPHVNGAIAQRMGVTETLVDINDEALISPGLATSWDVSGDQKTWTFHLRDGVKFHDGTPFTAQAMKKSLEDSLKKSQTFSSVPIQEIQAVDDKTLKIVLKSSFPSLPAYMAKGESAALSEASIDQGDISIPYSTGPFKFSSYTPKEKYVGVKNPDYWGKIPSVDEVVYHVVPEAETRSMMLKGGDVQIAQILSPDITEGYKSSGSFTINTEPISRDRILSYNCESGPFADTAVRKAMNYAINRQDLINYVLEGVGESATSLFPPTFYWGNKDIKAYPYDPEKAKSMLAEAGWKDSNNDGILDKDGKKFSITLVTYPERAELPQMAEIIQDELKKIGIDVQVKSVDIDTSETLKNSGDFDMYLGGRSLMNAPDPDWILMADYHSSGTFNNGYGPYHWKSEKLDSLLGEARSLTDQAARKKIYDQVQEIINDEAPVSVLSYYVNQDVTSNSVKGYRMHPTEFAFHLEDVSLS, encoded by the coding sequence ATGGCTAAACTTCTTACCTTCTTTTGTCTAGTCCTTCTTCTTTTCTGCAATACCATGGTACTTGCAGAAGGAGGAGGAAAAACTCTTGACATTGCAGCCCCATGGGATGCAAAAACCACGGACCCTCATGTAAATGGAGCTATTGCCCAACGAATGGGCGTAACCGAGACGCTCGTTGACATAAATGATGAAGCCCTGATTTCACCCGGACTTGCCACGTCCTGGGATGTTTCAGGCGATCAGAAGACATGGACTTTCCACTTACGCGATGGCGTGAAATTTCATGATGGAACTCCTTTTACTGCACAGGCGATGAAGAAGTCTCTTGAAGATTCTCTTAAAAAGTCACAGACCTTTTCAAGTGTCCCGATTCAGGAGATTCAGGCAGTCGATGACAAGACATTAAAAATTGTACTCAAGTCCTCTTTCCCATCTTTACCTGCATATATGGCAAAGGGTGAGAGTGCAGCATTATCTGAAGCCTCTATCGATCAAGGGGATATCTCTATACCGTACTCTACCGGTCCGTTTAAATTCAGTTCCTACACCCCGAAAGAGAAGTATGTCGGTGTAAAGAACCCTGATTACTGGGGAAAAATCCCATCGGTTGATGAAGTTGTGTATCATGTCGTTCCTGAGGCAGAAACCAGATCTATGATGCTGAAAGGAGGAGATGTGCAGATCGCCCAGATTCTTTCTCCTGATATCACTGAAGGGTATAAATCTTCAGGATCATTCACCATTAATACTGAACCTATCTCAAGAGACAGGATTCTCTCATACAACTGTGAATCCGGCCCGTTCGCAGATACAGCTGTTCGCAAGGCTATGAATTATGCAATCAACCGACAGGATCTCATAAACTATGTTCTCGAAGGAGTTGGCGAATCGGCCACCAGTCTCTTTCCGCCAACCTTCTACTGGGGAAATAAGGACATCAAGGCATATCCATATGACCCGGAAAAAGCCAAATCGATGCTAGCCGAAGCAGGCTGGAAAGATAGTAATAATGATGGTATTCTTGACAAAGATGGCAAGAAGTTTTCCATAACGTTAGTAACGTATCCTGAACGTGCTGAGCTTCCGCAGATGGCTGAGATTATTCAGGATGAATTGAAGAAGATTGGAATAGATGTTCAGGTAAAATCAGTTGATATTGATACTTCTGAAACTCTGAAGAACAGTGGTGACTTTGATATGTATCTCGGAGGGCGATCTCTTATGAATGCCCCGGATCCAGACTGGATCCTGATGGCAGATTATCACTCTTCAGGTACATTTAACAACGGATACGGCCCTTACCACTGGAAGAGTGAGAAACTGGACAGTCTGCTTGGTGAAGCCAGGTCACTTACTGATCAGGCAGCACGTAAGAAGATCTATGATCAGGTACAGGAGATCATCAATGATGAGGCACCGGTTTCAGTATTAAGTTACTATGTGAACCAGGATGTCACATCAAATAGCGTAAAAGGATACCGGATGCACCCGACAGAGTTTGCCTTCCATCTGGAAGATGTATCCTTGTCATAA
- a CDS encoding ABC transporter permease, with product MRTYILFRVLQTIPVLIGISFVVFALLLYSPGDPAVINLRAIMNTEHPPEEAVAAMRIEMNLDKPWYIQYWSWLARVSTGDLGYSYQSRRSTVEEVGNAFPVTFLLSTLAMFFSCIVAIPLGILSGMRQNSCIDHITRAVSIIGLSIPDFFIGIIGIMVFAVYLNWVPVAGYEGFEYLILPAIALAVGMCAITIRLMRTSMAEVLEEDYIRTAKSKGISQRLVVQRHALKNAIIPVITYMGTQYGWLFGGSMIIESLFAIPGLGRLFVESASTRDIMVLQGCVLVFALVFVFLNLGVDILQYILDPRVRQEYE from the coding sequence ATGCGAACATACATTCTCTTTCGGGTCCTTCAGACTATTCCGGTTTTAATCGGCATTTCATTTGTTGTTTTTGCTCTGCTTCTCTATTCTCCCGGGGATCCGGCAGTAATTAACCTTCGGGCAATTATGAATACAGAACACCCACCTGAGGAAGCTGTTGCTGCAATGAGGATCGAAATGAATCTGGATAAACCATGGTATATCCAGTATTGGTCCTGGCTTGCACGAGTTTCAACAGGTGATCTCGGGTATTCATATCAAAGTCGGAGAAGCACTGTTGAAGAAGTAGGTAATGCATTCCCTGTAACCTTTCTCCTTTCTACCCTGGCTATGTTTTTTTCCTGTATTGTTGCAATTCCGCTTGGAATCCTCTCAGGAATGCGTCAAAACTCCTGTATTGATCATATAACCAGGGCAGTATCCATAATTGGCCTCTCAATTCCTGATTTCTTCATAGGAATTATCGGGATTATGGTGTTTGCTGTTTACCTGAACTGGGTTCCTGTTGCAGGATATGAAGGATTTGAATATCTTATTCTTCCTGCAATTGCCCTCGCAGTCGGGATGTGTGCAATCACAATACGTCTGATGAGAACCAGCATGGCAGAAGTACTTGAAGAGGATTATATCAGAACTGCAAAATCAAAGGGTATTTCACAGCGATTAGTAGTACAGCGGCATGCACTCAAAAATGCAATCATTCCCGTCATCACGTATATGGGCACACAATACGGATGGTTGTTTGGAGGTTCCATGATCATTGAATCGTTATTTGCGATTCCCGGTCTTGGAAGACTTTTTGTTGAATCTGCCTCTACAAGGGATATAATGGTTCTTCAGGGCTGTGTTCTTGTCTTTGCATTGGTTTTTGTCTTTCTCAATCTCGGTGTTGACATCTTGCAGTATATTCTCGATCCACGGGTGAGACAGGAGTATGAATAA
- a CDS encoding ABC transporter permease codes for MNNQFLISPIRDNFHEYQAKIQQRPLLLTGLIILVFMCLIAIFAPFVAPHNPDEQSLKNRFMGPCLEYPLGTDQFGRCILSRVIYGSQTSLAVAVITTTIVVAIGLLVGLYAGYYRRLDGLLMRFTDIMLAFPSMVITLALVGILGPSVPTIILALAIPGWAKYARVVRSTTISLKTSGFVTSARALGAGDRHIIFNHILPNSLAPIMEIATLGLGGKIISIAGLGFLGLGIQPPTAEWGTIMNQGLAYIGKAPLITLSAGVMIVLFVLSTNLIGSEIRDLMDPKTDSVIF; via the coding sequence ATGAATAATCAATTTTTGATAAGTCCAATTAGGGACAATTTTCACGAGTACCAGGCAAAGATACAACAAAGACCACTCCTGCTGACCGGACTGATAATCCTTGTTTTCATGTGTCTCATAGCAATTTTTGCTCCCTTTGTTGCCCCTCATAATCCTGATGAACAATCACTCAAAAACCGGTTTATGGGTCCCTGTCTGGAATACCCGCTTGGAACAGATCAGTTTGGGAGATGCATTTTAAGCCGGGTTATTTATGGATCACAGACTTCTCTTGCAGTTGCAGTAATAACCACAACAATTGTGGTGGCCATTGGGTTATTAGTTGGATTGTATGCAGGATATTACCGGAGACTGGACGGTCTGCTCATGAGATTTACTGATATTATGCTTGCATTCCCGTCCATGGTTATTACCCTCGCCCTTGTTGGAATCCTTGGGCCAAGTGTCCCGACAATTATCCTTGCTCTTGCAATTCCGGGATGGGCTAAGTATGCACGAGTGGTTCGGTCAACGACAATATCACTAAAAACAAGTGGGTTTGTGACTAGTGCCCGGGCACTCGGAGCAGGAGACAGACATATTATTTTCAATCATATCCTGCCAAATTCTCTGGCTCCTATCATGGAGATTGCAACACTTGGACTAGGCGGGAAGATTATCTCAATCGCTGGTTTAGGTTTTTTAGGGCTCGGGATTCAGCCTCCTACTGCTGAATGGGGGACAATTATGAACCAGGGACTTGCGTATATAGGTAAAGCTCCGCTCATCACCCTGTCGGCCGGGGTAATGATAGTGCTGTTTGTTCTCTCAACCAACCTCATAGGGAGTGAAATCAGGGATTTAATGGATCCAAAAACTGATTCGGTTATATTCTGA